A genomic window from Levilactobacillus yonginensis includes:
- a CDS encoding pyrimidine-nucleoside phosphorylase, which translates to MRMVDIIDKKRNGGELTKEEIQTFVDGVVSGEIPDYQTSAFLMATYFKDMTDEERSELTMAMMKSGDHLDLSSIPGMKVDKHSTGGVGDKTSIPLAPIVAALGIPVPMISGRGLGHTGGTLDKLEAIPGYQVEISEADFLQQVKDQGLAIVGATGNIAPADKKIYALRDVTDTVDSIPLIASSIMSKKIASGTDALVIDVKTGAGAFMKTLDDSRELAKALVGIGKGVGMDCMAIISDMNQPLGNAIGNALEIKESIDLLKGEAPADITDLVLTLGSHMVVMSGKAKDLDEARAMCEKTIEDGSALKKFGDMIEAQGGDRNVIDHPEIMPQAKFKIPLLAKSSGVVSQVEADEMGIASMLLGGGRQKADDQLDYAVGIMMNKKVGDAVKEGDTLLTIYSNREDVADIKERLYANIEISASAKPFTLIHETVR; encoded by the coding sequence ATTACCAAACCAGTGCCTTTTTGATGGCGACTTACTTCAAGGATATGACGGATGAAGAACGGTCTGAACTAACTATGGCGATGATGAAATCCGGGGACCATTTAGACTTATCCAGTATTCCTGGAATGAAGGTCGACAAGCATTCAACGGGTGGTGTTGGTGATAAGACGAGTATTCCGTTAGCGCCAATCGTGGCGGCATTGGGCATCCCTGTACCCATGATTTCTGGGCGTGGTCTTGGACACACTGGTGGAACCTTGGATAAATTGGAAGCGATTCCAGGCTATCAAGTAGAAATCAGCGAAGCAGATTTCTTACAACAGGTAAAGGACCAGGGGCTGGCCATCGTAGGTGCCACGGGGAATATTGCTCCAGCTGATAAGAAAATTTACGCCCTCCGTGACGTGACCGATACGGTGGATTCAATTCCATTGATTGCCAGCTCTATTATGAGTAAGAAGATTGCCTCGGGTACCGATGCTTTGGTTATTGACGTGAAGACTGGTGCGGGTGCTTTCATGAAGACACTCGATGACTCCCGTGAATTGGCGAAGGCCTTGGTGGGCATCGGTAAAGGTGTTGGCATGGACTGCATGGCCATTATTTCAGACATGAACCAACCCCTGGGAAATGCCATTGGAAATGCCTTGGAAATCAAGGAATCAATCGACCTCTTGAAGGGTGAAGCTCCAGCTGATATCACTGACCTAGTGCTGACGTTAGGGTCTCACATGGTCGTTATGTCTGGTAAGGCGAAGGACTTGGATGAAGCTCGGGCAATGTGTGAAAAGACCATTGAAGATGGTTCCGCACTGAAGAAGTTCGGTGATATGATTGAGGCCCAGGGCGGCGATCGGAATGTGATCGACCATCCTGAAATCATGCCCCAGGCGAAGTTCAAGATTCCATTGCTAGCCAAGAGCAGTGGGGTTGTGAGTCAAGTTGAAGCTGATGAAATGGGAATTGCCAGCATGTTACTGGGTGGTGGTCGACAGAAAGCCGATGACCAACTCGATTACGCCGTTGGTATCATGATGAATAAGAAGGTTGGGGATGCCGTCAAGGAAGGCGACACGCTGCTGACCATCTACAGTAATCGTGAAGACGTGGCCGATATCAAGGAACGGCTCTACGCGAACATTGAAATCAGTGCCAGCGCTAAGCCATTCACGTTGATCCACGAAACGGTGCGGTAA
- a CDS encoding gamma-glutamylcysteine synthetase: MLDNLLAVIREENLSEQLYHSLVGLEIEEQRIDKHGRLSRQPHPSKLGSRTFHPYIQTDFTETQLEIITDPNPNIGGTLDQLDTLQTVAYRSLEGDDRIWPLSMPPIMDHDDLQYVADHFERPAMRPYREYLVKKYGLQHGCLTGVHVNYSLPDPVIHRLYSHYTSEFSSLVAFKNALYFRIAQNFVRHQWLLTYLFGASPIAEKGFFDLKPEALHNPVRSIRNSRYGFVNLPQEQVTYTSLPAHLTQLQRLIDDGTYFSAHEFYGPVRLKGQANERDFLTGGIQYLELRDFDNTPFTGNGVSRHALYFIKMFMIYLLTEQLPDNLADELTIARAKNQEVALENPLTPTKFQDEGERIFTDLREMADQIGAHTEHWGVIDDLEEVLMHPELTPAAKMLTHIEDDSLMAFGQSVARRWYQERTVTKDLLPQLRRLAPQSQRFILSALQVGIRFYQVRDEDGADLLMFTFDGVTQVLGERETKVDNPVEHLRRLFPDLPPLPEQPAN, from the coding sequence ATGCTGGACAATTTATTAGCGGTTATTCGTGAAGAAAACTTATCGGAACAACTTTATCACAGTCTTGTTGGATTAGAGATTGAAGAACAGCGCATTGATAAGCACGGTCGGTTAAGCCGACAGCCGCATCCTAGTAAGCTGGGCTCCCGAACGTTTCATCCGTACATCCAAACTGACTTTACCGAAACGCAACTTGAAATCATTACGGACCCGAATCCTAACATCGGTGGGACGCTAGACCAATTAGATACGCTTCAGACAGTCGCTTACCGCTCACTTGAGGGGGACGACCGAATCTGGCCATTAAGTATGCCACCGATCATGGACCACGACGACTTGCAGTATGTGGCGGACCACTTTGAACGGCCAGCTATGCGACCTTACCGTGAGTATTTGGTTAAAAAATATGGGCTTCAACATGGGTGCCTCACGGGGGTTCACGTGAATTACAGCCTACCGGATCCCGTGATCCATCGTTTGTACAGTCACTACACCTCAGAGTTTAGTTCGCTGGTTGCTTTTAAGAACGCACTGTACTTCCGGATTGCCCAGAATTTTGTGCGGCATCAGTGGCTGTTGACGTATCTCTTTGGTGCCAGCCCCATTGCTGAGAAGGGATTCTTTGACCTGAAGCCGGAGGCCTTGCACAATCCCGTACGAAGCATTCGTAACAGTCGGTATGGCTTCGTCAACCTGCCACAGGAGCAAGTGACCTACACGTCGTTGCCGGCTCACTTGACACAGTTACAGCGCCTGATTGATGACGGTACGTACTTCTCTGCTCACGAGTTTTATGGTCCGGTCCGCTTGAAAGGCCAGGCCAATGAACGGGACTTTTTGACGGGGGGCATCCAGTACCTGGAACTGCGTGACTTTGACAACACGCCATTTACGGGGAATGGGGTTAGTCGCCACGCCCTGTACTTCATTAAAATGTTCATGATTTACTTGCTGACGGAACAGTTACCGGATAATCTGGCGGATGAATTAACCATTGCGCGGGCTAAAAACCAGGAAGTGGCGTTGGAGAATCCGTTAACGCCGACAAAATTCCAGGATGAGGGGGAGCGAATCTTCACTGATCTTCGGGAGATGGCTGATCAGATTGGTGCGCACACTGAGCACTGGGGGGTTATTGACGATCTGGAAGAAGTGTTGATGCACCCTGAATTAACGCCAGCGGCTAAGATGCTGACGCACATTGAAGACGATAGTTTGATGGCTTTTGGGCAGTCGGTGGCGCGGCGGTGGTATCAAGAACGGACTGTCACTAAGGACTTGTTACCCCAACTGCGCCGACTTGCTCCGCAATCTCAACGTTTCATTTTATCGGCTTTACAGGTGGGAATTCGGTTTTATCAGGTCCGTGATGAAGATGGTGCGGATCTCTTAATGTTCACGTTTGATGGCGTGACCCAAGTTCTCGGCGAACGAGAGACTAAAGTAGATAATCCAGTAGAACATCTGCGGCGGTTATTCCCAGACCTGCCCCCCTTACCGGAGCAGCCTGCGAATTGA